The Leisingera caerulea DSM 24564 genome has a window encoding:
- a CDS encoding CHC2 zinc finger domain-containing protein codes for MSREDIIRAFSDLKDEVKSRYRIDHAIADLTGAQLRQTGRTFEALCPFHVEKTPSFKVNPSRGNYRCWGCGENGDVLRLIMVTQNLDFQPAIIFAADKIGIPVPDQIRSLVEGRKPAGPKKKLVRYESSKVRPAPGNLADAGIIPVPADVRRPAAKRDFQLWNNRGTYGDRDPAVKRYFPQMVHEYRNADGDLLMCILRVMGRDKKFFIPARLMVPTEDCPERLLENATHDGKRLAWVSIGPKVGSARPVYGMEDVRGWNAAGGKNVLIVEGEKTRDAAARMLRQADPEGKWLVLTPMGGSKSAIYADWGPFFDIVGDRKINIIQWPDADKPLQRPDGTVEDRLKQAVDQMQSVIAQRAMDRGVLDNIVLGQVRPPKDVKSGWDVADAEEEGWAPHELINFIKKNSMRTNMANLELRKTETPKDMDASGLEEPEMAAPFELAGEPAAQDDDIDWLEMIDETLADGSDGSETAPMLDAPEIEDVASEDLISPDEVDQHQEIEEENAGNRAFNSHFRCLGYLDTVNVFMSLTSGQVFELAPKQMNSTSLLHLAPLDWWEENFPKLNRNGQPAGPDWQRAVDFLIQATYSAGVWDPRLRCSQGARLDGGTVVFHTGSQLYVDGEGSKPLHEFTGQYVYTVGPRTRMPDVVTPFTADSPEVRQLLDIICKLDWHHDRRELSIMALMGWIAIAPICGMLPWRSHIWLDGPRGSGKSWVTRNIVGKVLGDFAVSVVSNSSESGIRNFLVNRSVPVIFDEAEGEDMKDRKRMDDIIKMARYSSTEDDAVVAQGVSGGGAARGYKVASTFMLTSIVPGLEKSADQSRFARLKLSSGRKHDGFKNDIEIPALDLITKEFSDRWIGRILTRAKDYMATYRHMVHALSCLGLERRLADVFGSFATGCWLMMREGTPENEQEAVSFIATEFNVIEQLTDFSDVVSEDKDHTRLFAALQSHEVRLDGQNNAGARSELLGTILESACGYEGNDDAMLNGEEARKVLLRYGIRPGVGDKPAQDGDVATTVLIHKNSQAIRSILEKTPYAHSYQDVMHQADDVKMGKTVRFGSGMPPSRSIIVPLKHFSIGVDNG; via the coding sequence ATGTCCCGCGAGGATATCATCCGGGCGTTCTCGGACCTCAAGGACGAGGTCAAGAGCCGCTATCGCATCGATCATGCGATCGCCGATCTGACGGGTGCCCAGCTGCGCCAGACCGGGCGCACCTTTGAAGCCCTCTGCCCGTTCCATGTCGAAAAGACCCCCTCGTTCAAGGTTAATCCAAGTCGTGGCAATTACCGCTGCTGGGGCTGCGGGGAGAATGGCGACGTCCTGCGGCTGATCATGGTCACCCAGAACCTGGACTTCCAGCCCGCCATCATTTTTGCAGCTGACAAGATTGGCATTCCGGTCCCCGACCAGATCCGCAGCTTGGTGGAAGGCCGAAAGCCGGCCGGTCCCAAGAAGAAGCTCGTCCGTTACGAGAGCTCCAAAGTGCGCCCGGCGCCCGGAAATCTGGCGGATGCCGGGATTATCCCTGTCCCTGCCGATGTCAGGCGTCCCGCGGCGAAGCGTGACTTCCAGCTCTGGAATAACCGCGGCACATACGGAGACCGGGACCCGGCCGTTAAGCGGTATTTCCCGCAGATGGTTCATGAGTACCGAAATGCGGATGGGGATCTTCTCATGTGCATTCTGCGTGTCATGGGCCGTGACAAGAAATTCTTTATCCCTGCCCGCCTGATGGTTCCTACCGAGGATTGCCCGGAGCGCCTTCTGGAGAATGCCACGCACGACGGCAAGCGGCTTGCCTGGGTCTCGATCGGACCGAAGGTTGGCAGCGCAAGGCCGGTCTATGGCATGGAAGATGTGCGCGGCTGGAACGCTGCGGGCGGCAAAAACGTCCTCATCGTTGAGGGCGAGAAGACCCGCGATGCGGCTGCCCGCATGCTGCGTCAGGCCGACCCCGAAGGCAAATGGCTGGTGCTCACTCCGATGGGCGGGTCGAAATCGGCGATCTACGCTGATTGGGGACCCTTCTTCGATATCGTGGGCGACCGGAAGATCAACATCATCCAGTGGCCCGATGCGGATAAGCCGCTGCAGCGCCCGGACGGCACGGTCGAAGACCGTCTCAAACAGGCCGTTGACCAGATGCAGTCCGTGATAGCGCAGCGCGCCATGGACCGCGGCGTTCTGGACAACATCGTCCTCGGCCAGGTCAGGCCTCCCAAGGATGTTAAGTCCGGATGGGATGTCGCCGACGCTGAGGAAGAAGGCTGGGCACCGCACGAGCTAATCAATTTTATCAAAAAGAACTCCATGAGGACGAATATGGCCAACCTCGAACTGCGCAAGACAGAGACCCCGAAGGACATGGACGCATCCGGCCTGGAGGAGCCGGAAATGGCCGCCCCTTTTGAGCTTGCCGGGGAACCGGCAGCTCAGGACGACGATATTGATTGGCTGGAAATGATTGATGAGACGCTGGCTGATGGGTCTGACGGCAGCGAGACGGCGCCCATGCTCGACGCTCCGGAAATTGAAGACGTTGCGAGCGAGGATCTGATCTCCCCGGATGAGGTGGACCAGCATCAGGAGATCGAGGAAGAGAACGCCGGGAATCGCGCTTTCAATAGTCATTTCCGTTGCCTGGGCTACCTGGACACCGTCAACGTCTTCATGTCGCTGACCTCGGGCCAGGTGTTTGAGCTGGCCCCCAAGCAGATGAACTCAACCTCGCTGCTGCACCTGGCACCTCTTGACTGGTGGGAAGAAAACTTCCCCAAGCTGAACCGCAACGGCCAGCCTGCAGGCCCGGACTGGCAGCGCGCGGTGGATTTCCTGATTCAGGCCACCTACAGTGCCGGAGTTTGGGATCCGAGACTGCGCTGCAGCCAGGGCGCGCGCCTTGACGGGGGAACAGTGGTATTCCACACCGGCTCACAGCTCTACGTCGATGGCGAAGGCAGTAAGCCGCTTCACGAGTTCACCGGCCAATACGTCTACACGGTTGGCCCCCGCACGCGGATGCCGGACGTGGTAACCCCGTTTACCGCCGACAGTCCCGAAGTGCGTCAGCTTCTCGATATCATCTGCAAGCTGGACTGGCATCACGACCGCCGGGAGTTGTCGATCATGGCGCTGATGGGCTGGATCGCAATTGCTCCGATCTGCGGAATGCTGCCGTGGCGGTCGCACATCTGGCTCGACGGGCCGCGCGGATCCGGTAAATCCTGGGTAACCCGGAATATCGTCGGCAAGGTGCTGGGTGACTTCGCGGTGAGCGTGGTTTCCAACTCTTCCGAGTCCGGCATCAGGAACTTCCTGGTGAACCGCTCCGTTCCCGTCATCTTCGATGAGGCGGAGGGTGAAGATATGAAAGACAGGAAGCGGATGGACGACATCATCAAGATGGCTCGCTATTCGTCGACTGAGGATGACGCTGTTGTTGCGCAGGGCGTCTCGGGCGGCGGGGCCGCACGGGGCTACAAGGTGGCGTCAACATTCATGCTGACGTCGATCGTTCCGGGCCTGGAGAAATCCGCGGACCAATCGCGCTTTGCCCGCCTCAAACTGTCCTCCGGGCGCAAGCACGACGGCTTCAAAAATGACATCGAAATCCCTGCTCTGGATCTGATCACCAAGGAATTCTCTGATCGGTGGATCGGCCGTATTCTGACCCGCGCCAAAGACTACATGGCGACTTACCGCCATATGGTCCATGCTCTGAGCTGCCTGGGTCTTGAGCGCCGCCTCGCAGACGTTTTCGGCAGCTTTGCGACCGGGTGCTGGCTGATGATGCGTGAAGGGACACCGGAAAACGAGCAGGAGGCTGTCTCCTTCATTGCAACCGAGTTCAACGTGATCGAGCAGCTGACCGACTTCAGTGACGTGGTCTCCGAAGACAAGGACCACACCCGCCTCTTCGCCGCGCTCCAGTCACATGAGGTGCGCCTGGATGGTCAGAACAATGCCGGCGCGCGCTCTGAGTTGCTGGGCACCATTCTGGAGAGCGCATGCGGCTATGAAGGCAATGATGATGCGATGCTGAACGGTGAAGAGGCGCGCAAGGTCCTTCTGCGCTACGGCATCCGGCCCGGCGTCGGCGATAAGCCCGCCCAGGATGGCGACGTGGCCACCACCGTGCTTATCCACAAAAACTCGCAAGCGATCCGGAGCATCCTGGAGAAGACCCCTTACGCGCACTCCTACCAAGATGTTATGCATCAGGCAGACGATGTGAAAATGGGAAAAACTGTTCGTTTTGGCAGCGGCATGCCGCCATCCCGTTCCATCATCGTCCCGCTGAAGCATTTCTCGATTGGGGTCGACAACGGATGA
- a CDS encoding GcrA family cell cycle regulator, which translates to MAASGFGHASGKAPVRKTGPWQDEDVQLLIRLWKDGHSNSEIAEKLGRQENAVAIKASRLRLPPKSVAGERMSAENAKNGNAKLRPCLTCQKTFFSEGFGHRICDSCKSTSAWSSGDYAVSFGGSF; encoded by the coding sequence ATGGCCGCATCCGGCTTCGGGCATGCGTCCGGCAAGGCTCCGGTTCGAAAGACCGGTCCCTGGCAGGATGAGGATGTCCAGCTCCTGATCCGTCTTTGGAAAGATGGTCATTCGAATTCCGAAATCGCAGAAAAACTGGGCCGCCAGGAGAACGCTGTAGCGATCAAAGCTTCGCGCTTGCGGCTGCCGCCCAAGTCGGTTGCCGGCGAGCGCATGTCTGCAGAGAATGCGAAAAACGGTAATGCGAAATTGCGGCCTTGCCTCACGTGCCAGAAAACCTTCTTCTCGGAAGGCTTCGGTCACCGGATCTGCGATTCCTGCAAATCCACTTCAGCCTGGTCCTCCGGTGATTACGCCGTGTCCTTCGGAGGGAGTTTCTGA